In Prochlorococcus marinus CUG1435, the genomic window TAGGTTCAAACGGTTGGCTTATAAAATTTAAAAAAACCAATTTAATTATTGATCCTTGGCTCAAGGGAGATTTAATATTTCCTCCAGGTGAGTGGTTTTTTAAAGGATCATTAGATGAAGAAATTTCAATGGATAAAAATATAGATATTATTTTGTTAACCCAAGGATTACCTGACCACTGTCATGTTCCAACATTAGAAATGTTCAGAAAGGATATTCCTATAATTTGCCCTAAAAGTGCTGTTGAAACATTAAAAAAAATATGTTTTAGTTCAATTAAAGTGCTTAAGCCAACTGAAAAGACAAATCTTTTTAATTTAAGTTTTGAAGCAACTGCTGGGGCTCCAGTGCCACAAATAGAAAACGGATATATTGTTAAAGACGATCAAGATAATGGGTTTTATATAGAACCCCATGGATATCTTGATGAAAATTTAAGTAAGCAAAATCTTGATGCAGTCATTACTCCTACAAAAAATTTAGAATTACCCCTAGTTGGTTCTTTTGTAAAAGGTGCTGATGTAATCCCTAAATTAATTAACAAATTCAATCCAAAATATATACTCTCAAGCACCATAGGCGGAGATGCAAAATATTCAGGTTTTTTAAATAATTTTATTTCAGTTCAGGATTATGAAGAGGAATTAGATTGTAATCTTGTAGATCTAAAGAGTATGCAATCTATTATGATTTAAATCGATCCAAAAAGATCTTTTAATTAAGTTATTTAGCTTGAAAGTAAATCTACTTTAAAAGGAGCTCAAAAAATTCATTCATTTTTTATTACCTCAATA contains:
- a CDS encoding MBL fold metallo-hydrolase translates to MTFEATYLGSNGWLIKFKKTNLIIDPWLKGDLIFPPGEWFFKGSLDEEISMDKNIDIILLTQGLPDHCHVPTLEMFRKDIPIICPKSAVETLKKICFSSIKVLKPTEKTNLFNLSFEATAGAPVPQIENGYIVKDDQDNGFYIEPHGYLDENLSKQNLDAVITPTKNLELPLVGSFVKGADVIPKLINKFNPKYILSSTIGGDAKYSGFLNNFISVQDYEEELDCNLVDLKSMQSIMI